A genomic stretch from Caloenas nicobarica isolate bCalNic1 chromosome 3, bCalNic1.hap1, whole genome shotgun sequence includes:
- the LOC135987745 gene encoding uncharacterized LOC128706666 homolog, producing the protein MRKAIWNRKNLLLVAGLSVIGVHFGSMLVNFVAKKSVRSHSEAKKEDHRE; encoded by the coding sequence atgaggaaagcTATCTGGAACAGAAAGAACCTTCTGCTTGTGGCAGGACTGTCAGTTATAGGTGTCCATTTTGGAAGCATGCTCGTAAACTTTGTTGCGAAAAAATCTGTTCGATCGCATTCGGAAGCTAAAAAGGAAGATCATCGTGAATGA